From the Triticum urartu cultivar G1812 chromosome 4, Tu2.1, whole genome shotgun sequence genome, the window ATTATATAAATGGAACTACTTGCTTGCCACTTGTCTTTCATTTTGTTAACTGTTAAGAAGATTCAGACAATGCTGGGTCTTTGATTGTCACTAATGTTACGCAGGCCCACAAGTGCGTCCTGAGTTCTTAGTTCAATCTCAGCTTCCTCTTATTCAAATTTGCTTGTTTATTAGTCCCTCTTGAATCCTTGGAATGGAAACAGAAATTAACAAGATGTTACGCTTCAGTCTACAAAAAGATGATGTTATTCTTTTGTGGATGTTCTGCCAGAAGTTTGGTGTGTCACGTGATATATACTTGTAAACTTTTTCATGTAGTAATGACTAGTTACATCCTCCTCCTTAACTATAATCCCGTTGAATGGCATGCCATCCATCAGtaatactttgtagtactagctGACTTGTATAGTTCCTTCTCCATTCTCACAGGCTGAAAATACCATTGTTTAATTAAAATAGCTATGAATGCTTCTCCACAAACATTCAGGTATATCTAATGCATGTACGTTATTTGGCAGGGACATCGTATGAACCCGTCAGCTTTGCTGCTCAACAGCCGGATGCTACTGTCTTCATTCCATCAGGATCTCAAATGAAAGCTGGTACGTACTTGAAATGTCAACTTTAGTGAGTAGTAATTTAATTGTACAGTATTTTGCAAATGTAGTACTTTAATTATATTTCCATTATATTGAAGTAATGTGAAATTTGCTGAAGCATTCTGACCGTCTTGGTTTAGTATTTCCATGTCGTATTGATGACACAATCGATGGGTTGGTAAACCCTAATTAAATTCGCACTATGTAGCACCATGTTTTGCTTCGTTGCCAGAATTTTAATTCACTGGATACTAGTCAGTGATAGTTTGTAGCACCACGTTTGATTTCAGAAAATGTGCATCTTACTCTTCAAGGGAAATACTCCCTCCTTCCCAAAAtacttgtcgtggttttagttcaattAACTAAAATCATGACATGTATTTTCGAACGGAAGGAGTAACAAATAAAAGAAGAAACAGCACATGACACTTCATCGCTGGAAGTTTATCTCCAAATGTCTAACTCTTATGAGTTACGGTACATGCTTATTCCTCTTGAAGCAATGAAGGGAACAAATCTCAACACGGTAAAGAGGGTATACCATGAATGTAAATCTTAGAGTTTAACGGGCATACAAGGAGTTGGATCATATGTGTGGTATAATTTTTTTTTATCAGTTGGCACGGATACTTTTTTTCTATCAGTTGCTATCAGAAAAAAAGTATCCGTGCCAACTGATAAAAAAATTATCTTGTAGAAATAAAGCTCCCATTGTTGTGAGTTTCAGGAGAAGCAGTGCTATTTGCATGACATATACTTGTATTATGAAAAGAAGTTGGTGTAATAGCTGTGCTCCAACTTTGTAAATATAAGTAACATGAGTCTAagaatatactccctccgtccggaaaaaGTTATCTCCGACGACATTTTGCGAAAATCACCTCCCctttcctccgacaaacaacacaCTCCCCGCGCCAGAGCCAGAGCTCCCTTGCTCGTCTCCCCCTCGCCGGAGCTCCCCCGCGCCAGAGCTCACCTCCTCTGCTCCCCCGCACAGCTCTCCCGCGCGTCGCCGGAGCTCCCTCTCCCCACGCCACTGCCGCGTTGCTTCCCCCCTCCTCGTTCCTCTCATCGTCCCCCCATGGCGAATCACGGCGAGGAAGGCTCGACTTTTTTCGATCTGCTATCCGACGGCGTCCTTCCCCGAGGGCGGCGAGCCGGAGCTTCCCCTGCGCGTCGTCGACCACCTCCTCATTGGCTGGACGCCGTCGACCACGAACCCAGTATTCTCCAAGCGCACGCCGCTGTGTGGGTCGCCGAGACGCCGAGGCCGAGGCGGAGCTCCAGGCCATCGAGGTCGCGTACGCCGCCGAGTCCGGCAAGCGCCGCCAACTCCCAGACTGGTCCAAGGCACCCGCCCCCGCCTCCGTCTGCCCATAGCCCAACCCAGTCCCCTCGCCCCCCTCCTGCCAAGGTGCGGCTCCCCCCTCTTCTTGCCTCCCGCTTTCCCCTTCTTGTACTCCAAAATGCTTCTTTTGAGTACATTAGCTGTCAATTTAGTCTATCTTGAAGCTTGGGAGCTTCTTTAGCAAGTTCACTGTAAAATTGAGTACAAGATCACGGAAAATTTTCTGGAGTGTATGTTCTGCAGTCACTGAATTTTCTCGAGTGCATGTTTACTGAATTTTCTGAAGTGTATGTTCACTTAATTTGGTTTTCAGTAGTGTTAAGAGTTCAAATCAATAGTGCAGGTTCGTGTACATGGCCACCCCCCATGGATATGCATTGGGGCGCTCCTGGGAGAGAGGATTCATGGCCATCCTAGCTAGCTGCTAGGTGGAGAACGTGTTAGGTTCTTGCTGTCCGTGGCAAAAGCTGGGGCGATCGAGTAGGAGTAGCTAGCAGTGTTGATGGTGTGTGGTGTAGAGAACCATGCAGATGTCATGGGCAGGCACTCATAGTCTAAATTTCATTGATGTCAAATTTTATTTATGTGTCAAGTTTGAAATCAACTTGACTGAACATCAACTTGTTCTGGTTTAGTGTAGAATCACTTAAGTAGATGGAGTAGTTATTTTTTATACTCTCACTGAAGACTGTGTTGCTAAATCGACATCAAGTTTAGGAACAAGTGTGTGTTCCTAAATAATCTTCAGTTTCCACTATATTTACTGTCAAGTCTGAAATTTTGATCTTTACTGTCAAGTCTGATTTGTCTCTGAACATTGGTTACAGTAAATTAGTGGTTAACTGGACATAAGGATTAGATCTTAGCTAGTGCTCTTTTCAGATGGCTTGTTCTCAAAATTTGGTACTCCATTAGAGTAACTTAATTCTCAATATTAACCGTTTCAGTTTCTAACAAGTTTCTTCCATGTGTTCTGAATTAAGTACAGTCAATGATCAAGTGATCTCTTCTCCAAGTTGCCTGAAATTGAATCAGTCATTTAGTTAACTTGGATTTTTTTTTCCAAAATCTGTACATTTAGTCAAGTTTCTTCCATGTGTTCTGAATTAAGTACACTATGGGATCATTTTATTTTACTGTAGATTTGCTTGCAACTGGTTTTAGAAGTATTGCTCGTTTTCCAATTTATGCTGTTTTTTGATCTTTTATGCATAGTTTTATTAGAAGTATTGCTTGTCAAAAGAGTGTTTAGAGATTTTAGGGCTATGTCTAGAAAATCATACCAAGAGTACAAAAGATGAAAGGAGATCTTTCTTGTTGTGGCCAAAAGAAAATGGATGGATATACGTAATGTAGGAGGAGGATCATGTTTTCAGTGCCTTAGTACACAAAAGTAGGCAAAGTTTCTGTAAGAATATACTTAAATCAAGTTTATTCAGTTAACTAAATCAAGTTTATTCAGTTAAGGACAGAATTATTTTGATCAAGTAATTACTGTGACAACATTGCAACATTTCTTCAGAGTACATGATCAGTTTTGCCCCTTTTTAGTAAAGAGGTGCAGCAACTTTCTGGGATTTCTGAAACTTTAGTCACCGGGACAATATACAGTCACCTGGGAGTCACCTGGGATTTCTGAAACAATACCGCCACTTGGACAATTCAAAACAGTTAACTGAAAGTGTCTAAAACAGTTAAGTGTTTCTGGGATTTCTTTTTTCTTCTGCAAGGCatgatttcttttttcttcttcttttttctctgGTGTGTCATGTCTTTTTTTTAGACTAAAAGTGAATCAGAGCAAAAATCTTCTATGTCAGTGTGCTAGAAATAAGAAGACAAAATTGGACTAAAATGAATGACTGAAATTGGACAATTGGAAACTTTAGGCATGTTTGCAATTGGACAAATGGTGTATAAATCCAAATAAATCAAATAAATTCAAATGATTCAAATAATCTTAGTTTGCAATTGGAAACTTTAGGCATGTTTGCAATTGGATAAATGGTGCACACTTGTTTATTTCCTCTCTAGTGGCCTAATTCTAGTGGAACTTTGGTTGGTTAGTGCTCTTCTGTTGCTTTTGACTAATCTTAGTTTGACGGACCTGACTTGTGCTCATTTCCAGTGGACTTCACATTCCAAAGGAGGGACAGAATCTGGAGTAATTGATTATTTCCAAAATCTGGAGTAATCTTCTCAAGTTACATGATCAGTTGTGCTTGACTGAAAATTTTCACAGGAAAATTTTGACTGGAGTAACAGAGGCATAACAGTACAAATTACAGGTATAGATTGCTCTGTTCAACAAACTTCCTATCATCCCAACAATGTTTCTGAATCTAAACTTTTTCAGTTAACAGAACCTGAACCTGAACTTTTTAACCTTCCCTCTCCCTTTCAGGCGAATGTGGATGTTGCACACTATTGTGAAGGTGTAGCACTGCCCAATTAAATTTCCACTTCACATATCTACTTCAATTTCTACTACAAATTCACCTTTTCAACAGCAGACGCGGGGCAGAGAAGTCAGACGGCGAGGATGAGCAGAAGCATCAGACGGCGAGGAGGAGCAGAAGCATCAGACGGCGAGGACTCGATCTGGTGGCGTTGGCTTCGCCCAACAGCTGCAGCATCAGAGGCTGGAGGGAATCGCGGCGGCAGCAGAAGGAAGCGGCGGCCGGCGACTTGCCCAAATCCCGCACCGGCGGCCGCGGGCGCGAGGAAGCGGGCAGAGGATGAGGGCGCGGGCCGCACCGGCTAGGGACGCGAGCAGGGCGACGAGGGAGGTGCCTTCAGCCGTGGAGGGCGTCCAGTTGGTCGCCGCGGAGGAGCAGTCACCTCCGTGTGGGCGGCGGCGCAGCTCGCCTTCGTGCAGGCGGCGCAGGCGGGCAGGGGCGCCGCGGATTGGCAGCGGCGGCGCAGCGGCGACGCAGGTGGACGGCAGCGCGCTGGGCTCTACGGTGGCTGCCGACGGCGCGCTGGGCTTGTTCCTGCCGCGGGCGTCCGGAGGAGGAAGAAGCAAAGGGGTAATTAGCAGGAGATTTAAAATCCTAAGGGTTTATTTGCAAAAATCATAATGAACTACGCCGTGGACAACTTTTCCCGGACGGAGGGTTCTGCATTCAACTGTCGACGTGTGTAACCTGCAGTGGTTATGTTCTGTTTTTTATTTTTAACACAAGCTTGCAAACAATGCGGGGAAAGAAAGCAAACTATGTAATGCTTATTTCACATTGGTTTAACAAAAACTAAAAGTAATATACCAGCTCTCCCTGGCTGTGTTGTTTCCATTTTGTTATGAGCCCAAGCAGTCCATTTTAACCTATATTTATGTCATGTGCTCTCTGTATGCCAATTGGCCTTTTGACtaacatgtactccctccgttccaaaatagatgacccaactttgtactaaTCTTGTAGTAGTACAAaattgagtcatctattttggaacggagggagtagatgaaTAAATTCCGGTGGGGCAGATTTCACGCAGAGTTTGCTTGGTGCGTTACCCTGAACCTGAGGAATTGGAGAAAGAGAAACCAAGTTTTGGGAGTCTTCTTACACCTGGCAGTAGGAGATCTGCAGGTATGTCTTTTTGAAGATGGTTTTTCTTCAGTAATCCCTCTTTTCAGCTGTCAATACGTTAGATGAGTTAGGCAGAGATTTTGCTAGATTTGCTGAATGAGATAGTACATGAAGAAGGCTTGATCCATGAATGCAAGTTTAATTTACCTCTGTTTAACTAAGCCAGACATCACTACTAGAAAAGTTACCTCATAAAACGCACTGATTGTGTTAACGTTGCTGTTTTATGCAAGACATGAAATTCATCTGTACTAGAATGCTATCAGGCAGACAATATCTTTCATCACTGATGAAATGCTGCCTACCGGTAGTATGTTAGCATGCATGTCCTTTGATCATAAATACAGGAGCAGCAAAATACATATTGGAGATAACCCTTACTGTCACTCAACGATCATCAGCTTTGTATGTGTCCAGCCAGCCAACCAGCCAGTTATTGCTTGTTCCTCGCTAGTCCTGCTGCGTTTGTCGGTTTTGCTTAGTGAAGTTGTTAGCCCTTGATGCAGCAAACAGCGCGGTCTGAACCTAGCGTACGTATTGCCTTGTGCAGGTTTGAACATCCTGAAGAAGGAATTGTACATCCTAAAGGAAGGAAGGAAAGGAATTGTAGGCGATCAATCCACCACATGATCTTTGTTGTGCTGTGTGTGCCCTAATCTTTCTTGATAAATTTTTCTAGAAACTCGGTCAAACTTCACATCATTCGACTTGAGAGAAAATTCACACCCCTTGTTTTCAGAGACGGATGGAGAGTAGAATCAAGCGGTCCACATGTACGATCTGCAACAAAGTACGTACAAAGAAAACAAGAGAAAAAGCATGAGACAGGGGAACTTCAAAAGGGGAATGTTATGTATGGTAAGGGTTGTGTGGGACGAAACGATGCATATATACATGCCACTAACATGGGTAAGCATGAGCTAGCTAATCTGAAAAAGCTTGGGATCTTCCTGTTTCGTTTTGCTTCAAATCCTGGAATGTTGCCACCTCCTTCATCGTGGCGCATGCTCATCCCAAGCAAATTATTCCTGTAGGTACTATGGCCATGTACATCAAGGTTGCTAGGTACTCCATATTATGATGTTAACCATGCATGTTGCTGACTGACTGGGCGATTGGGGCCCTTTCCACCACTTTGTAGATATGTGGAGGTTGCACCCGTCGGTCTTCTTGAGCAGCTGCACGCCCCTTTCGCCGGATGGCATGTTGAACATCTTCGCCGATCCTGTTCTTGTACCTGAATGGTTCGTCTTCATCACAAATTCACAATGAACTCGATAAGCTCATATGGCATAGAGAATAGCCTGATATTGAGCAAATCTCCAAAACCACCACATTGGATTATGGTCTTCTTTGGCTCGCTGACCGACTTCGTAGCGACCTCGTGCAACCGCTTTGCTGCAAATCGCAGACTGAATCCACAGCAATGCTGTTGCGCCATGGTTGTTTGTTGCAGCCGCAGAAAAAGGTTGGAAAAAGAAAAGCATCAGTACAGGTTGCCTTATCATACCCAAAACAGTGTTAAATAGACCCACTAACAATGCTGATGATCGTACCATCCAACAAGAAAGATGCGACGCCGGCGATGGCTGCAAGGTCGCTGCCCGTGGCCTTTGATCCGAGCCTGACGGCAAGGCACAGGCAGGCGTTCATAGTCCAGGCCTCCAGGGTGGTGGTGGTTTCTGAGATTTGCTCACCATGTCTCTGACTCTCTGTTGTCTGCTCGCACTACCTCGTGCAATTATTTCGGCTAGTAGCGCTGGGCCATCCTCGGCGACCCCGGTGCTGGACCTCCAGTCCGTCGCCGCCACGCTCAAGATCGCCCAGCCTGCGGCGCAGCGGCAGAGGGTGGCCGCTCGGTCCACCAGGGGGAAAAGGAGAGGGCTACAATCATGAAAAAATAGGGATAGGCTAGGGTCAGTCCACTGAAAAATGTTTTTGGGTCAGACGATTCATTTTGGGCCGTCTGCTCATCTTCCTTCCCTAGCCACCGCACAGACCACCTCCCAAACCGTCAGCTTCCACCGCTCCGCAGCCGCTGGCGCCAGCCACGTCGCTCCGCCCTCCCCTGAACTGCCGCCCACCTCGCGCTGGTGCCATCCCTGATCATCCCTCTAACCCCGGCAATGAACAGATTTTTCTGGTGAACCTGCACCCACTGCCcccacccctaagatagatatcCGGCGAGCCTGCCACCCTAAGATAGACCAGC encodes:
- the LOC125555018 gene encoding mediator-associated protein 2-like — encoded protein: MNKIESYEPGPAFQESQSGEQGKPEIPLSDSTELWLIQWPLNHVNASDFHGEEVSLTLHHNGNLGNLESPSGTSYEPVSFAAQQPDATVFIPSGSQMKAVGKISRRVCLVRYPEPEELEKEKPSFGSLLTPGSRRSAAVNTLDELGRDFARFAE